GTGATACTTCAGGCCGTGCTGCTGCAGGTACTGGTAAACGGTACGGTTGTCCCAGTCGATAATCGGCAGCACTTTGAACACGCCACGCTGGATCGCCAGCACCGGCAGTGACGCCCGGCTACCGGACTGATCCCGGCGCAAACCGGCAAACCAGGTTTTGGCGTTGAGTTCAGAAAGCGCCCGGTTCATCGGCTCGACTTTGTTGATGGCATTATATTTCTCAATGCCCTCAACGCCCTGCTCCCACAGCTTACCGTAGCGCGCTTCCTGCCAGGCCGGGCTCTGCTCTGCGCGATAGATCTTCAGGTTCAGCTTGAGCTTGTCCGTCAGCTCATCAATAAACTGGTAGGTTTCCGGGAACAGGTAGCCGGTATCGGTGAGGATCACCGGAATGTCCGGGCGGATCTTATTCACCAGGTGCAGGCTGACCGCCGCCTGAATACCAAAGCTCGACGAGAGCACGTGTTCACCCGGCAGGTTTTCCAGAGCCCAGGCGACGCGCCCTTCGGCGTCCAGCTTCTCCAGCTGCGCGTTGGTTTCGGCCAGCGCCAGAATGCGTTCGACTTTTGGCAGATCGTTAAGGGCGTTTAGATCGAGTACGGACATAGGAACCTCATTTGTCTGTTTTGCCGGGCGGCACTGCGTTTGCCCGGCCTACAAAACCCGTGCGGTATTACTCCCAGAAATCCCGGGCGGGATCGAGCACCGGGCGAATGATGCCCGCACGCACCGTAAAGTCGCCGAAGCCTTCACCCGCTTCGCGCTCTTTCGCCCAGCGCCCGACTAACTCATCAATCGAGTTGAGAATTTCAGGTTCCGTGATGTTCTCGCGATACATACGTGGAATACGCGTTCCGCTGCGGTTACCCCCCAGGTGCAGGTTGTAACGACCCGGCGCTTTACCCACCAGACCCAGCTCGGCGAGCATCGCGCGGCCACAGCCGTTCGGGCAGCCGGTGACGCGCATCACGATATGCTCATCCGGAATGCCGTGTTTTTCCAGAATCGCTTCCACTTTGTCAGTAAATGACGGCAGGAAACGTTCCGCTTCGGCCATCGCCAGCGGACAGGTCGGGAACGACACGCAGGCCATGGAGTTTTCACGCTGCGGCTTCACCGCGTCCATCAGGGCATGATCCCGCGCCAGCTTCTCGATCTTCGCCTTCTGGCTTTCCGGCACGCCGGCAATAATCAGGTTCTGGTTGGCGGTGATACGGAATTCACCTTTGTGGATCTTCGCGATCTCCAGCAGGCCGGTTTTCAGCGGACGGCCCGGATAATCCAGGATACGGCCGTTTTCAATAAACAGCGTCAGGTGCCATTTATTGTCGATACCTTTAACCCAGCCGATGCGATCCCCGCGACCGGTGAATTCGTACGGACGGATCGGCTCAAGCTTAATGCCCGCGCGACGCTCCACTTCGGCTTTGAAGGTCTCAACGCCCACGCGCTCGAGGGTGTATTTGGTCTTGGCGTTTTTACGATCGGTACGGTTACCCCAGTCGCGCTGGGTGGTGACGACCGCTTCCGCCACCGCCAGAGTGTGCTCTAGCGGCAGATAGCCAAACTCGCTCGCGGTACGGGCGTAGGTGTTCTTGTTACCGTGCTCAATAGAGAGACCGCCGCCCACCAGCAGGTTAAAGCCCACCAGCTTGCCGTTCTCGGCAATCGCCACAAAGTTCATGTCGTTGGCGTGCAGATCGATATCGTTCTGCGGCGGGATGACCACCGTCGTTTTGAACTTACGCGGCAGGTAGGTCTGGCCGAGGATCGGCTCTTCGTCCGTGGTCGCGACCTTCTCCTGGTCGAGCCAGATCTCAGCATAGGCGCGGGTACGCGGCAGCAGATGCTCGGAGATCTTCTTCGCCCACTCGTACGCTTCAGCGTGCAGCTCGGACTCGTACGGGTTAGAGGTGCAGAGCACGTTACGGTTCATGTCGTTGGCGGTTGCCAGCGCGTCCAGCCCGACGGAGTGCAGCATCTGGTGTACCGGCTTCACGTTCTTCTTCAGGATGCCGTGAAACTGGAAGGTCTGACGGTTGGTCAGACGGATGCTGCCGTAGATAGTGTTGTCATGGGCGAACTTGTCGATCGCCTGCCACTGTTTGGTGGTGATGATCCCACCCGGCAGACGGCAGCGCAGCAGCATCGCATGACGCGGCTCCAGCTTCTGTTCAGCACGCTCGGCGCGAATATCGCGATCGTCCTGCTGGTACATACCGTGGAAACGGATCAGCAGGAAGTTGTCGCCTTTAAAACCGCCGGTCAGACCGTCATTTAAATCTTCGGCAATGGTGCCGCGCAGGTAGTTACTCTCAACCTTCATGCGCTCGGCATCAGACAGTTTGCCTTCGACCACCAGAGGGCCAGGATGTTTTTCGCTCATTAGTAGACATCTCGCTGATAACGGCGCTCGACGCGCAGCTCACTTAAATATTCATCCGCCGATTCAGTATCCATGCCACCGAATTCAGCAATCACTTCCAGCAAAGCCTGCTCAACGTCTTTCGCCATGCGATTGGCGTCGCCGCAGACATAAATGTGGGCACCGTCATTGATCCAGCGCCACAGCTCTGCGCCCTGTTCGCGCAGTTTGTCTTGTACGTAGATTTTTTCTTTTTGATCGCGGGACCAGGCCAGATCGATACGGCTCAGCACGCCCTCTTTAACGTAGCGCTGCCACTCCACCTGATAGAGGAAATCTTCGGTGAAGTGCGGGTTGCCGAAGAACAGCCAGTTTTTGCCCGGCGCTTCGTCGGCAGCACGCTGCTGCATAAAGGCGCGGAACGGCGCGATGCCGGTGCCCGGACCAATCATAATGACCGGGGTTTCCGGGTTGGCAGGCAGACGGAAGTTGTCGTTGTGCTCGATAAAGACCCGCACCTCGCCCTCTTCTTCCACGCGATCCGCCAGGAAGCTCGATGCGCCGCCGGCACGGGCACGACCTTCGATGTCGTAACGCACCACGCCTACGGTGACGTGAACTTCGCTTTCCACCTCGGCCTGCGCGGAGGCGATAGAGTACAGACGCGGCGTCAGCGGACGCAGCAGGCTGGTTAACGCCTCAGCATCCAGCTGGGCTGGCGAGAAACGAACCATATCGACGATGGGCGTCGTGGCTGCGTAGTGTTGCAGTTTGGCTTTGTCGCCCACCAGCGGCAGCAGGGATTCGCTGCGGGTCAGGGTGGCGTAATTCTCCACGATGTTCGCGGTGTTCACGGTCAGCTCGAAATGCCACTGCAGCGCTTCAGAGAGCGGCAGCGTTTTGCCGTCCAGGGTGACCTGCTCGTCGCCTTTCAGCCACAGCAGTTCAACCAGCTCTTTCACCAGGGCCGGATCGTTCTGGTACCAGACGCCCAGGGCATCGCCCGGCTGGTAGCGCAGGCCGGAGTCGCCCAGATCGATTTCGATGTGGCGCACGTCTTTTTCAGAATCACGACCGGTGATTTTCTGGTTCACCGACAGGCTCGCCGTCAGCGGGGCTTCTTTGGTGTACGGGCTGGTGTGAATGTCGTTGACCACGCCAGTGGCAGTGGCTGCCGCCTGGGCTGGCGTCTCGGTCGGGACGCGGGCTTTCAGCACATCGACAATACGTGCGCGCCATTCGGCCGCCGCGGTCTGGTATTCAACGTCGGTATCAACGCGATCCAGCAGGCGTTCAGCGCCCAGTTCGGCCAGCTTGTTGTCAAAATCTTTGCCCGACTGGCAGAAGAATTCGTAGGAGGAGTCGCCCAGGCCGAAGACCGCAAACGCGGTGCCCGCTAGTTTTGGCGCCTTTTTCGAGAACAGGAACTTATGCAGCGCAACCGCTTCTTCAGGCGGCTCACCTTCGCCCTGGGTAGAGGTCACAACGACAACCAGTTTTTCTGACGCGATTTGCTTAAATTTATAATCCCCGGCGTTCACCAGGTTCACGTTCAGTTTGGCTGCGAGCAGATCGTCACGCAGGGCTTCAGCCACGCGGCGGGCATTGCCGGTTTGCGAGGCGGAGATAAGCGTAATCGCCGGGATCTCAACGGCCGCAGCCGGTGCACTCGCCACAGCCCCCGGCTGTTGATTGAGCATTCCCCAGAAATAACCGGATACCCAGGCAAGCTGGGTGGGCGAGAAATCAGTGGTGGCCGCCTGCAGGCGTGCCAGTTGCTCCGGGTTCA
This DNA window, taken from Leclercia adecarboxylata, encodes the following:
- the cysJ gene encoding NADPH-dependent assimilatory sulfite reductase flavoprotein subunit — encoded protein: MTTQAPPSNLLPLNPEQLARLQAATTDFSPTQLAWVSGYFWGMLNQQPGAVASAPAAAVEIPAITLISASQTGNARRVAEALRDDLLAAKLNVNLVNAGDYKFKQIASEKLVVVVTSTQGEGEPPEEAVALHKFLFSKKAPKLAGTAFAVFGLGDSSYEFFCQSGKDFDNKLAELGAERLLDRVDTDVEYQTAAAEWRARIVDVLKARVPTETPAQAAATATGVVNDIHTSPYTKEAPLTASLSVNQKITGRDSEKDVRHIEIDLGDSGLRYQPGDALGVWYQNDPALVKELVELLWLKGDEQVTLDGKTLPLSEALQWHFELTVNTANIVENYATLTRSESLLPLVGDKAKLQHYAATTPIVDMVRFSPAQLDAEALTSLLRPLTPRLYSIASAQAEVESEVHVTVGVVRYDIEGRARAGGASSFLADRVEEEGEVRVFIEHNDNFRLPANPETPVIMIGPGTGIAPFRAFMQQRAADEAPGKNWLFFGNPHFTEDFLYQVEWQRYVKEGVLSRIDLAWSRDQKEKIYVQDKLREQGAELWRWINDGAHIYVCGDANRMAKDVEQALLEVIAEFGGMDTESADEYLSELRVERRYQRDVY
- the cysH gene encoding phosphoadenosine phosphosulfate reductase codes for the protein MSVLDLNALNDLPKVERILALAETNAQLEKLDAEGRVAWALENLPGEHVLSSSFGIQAAVSLHLVNKIRPDIPVILTDTGYLFPETYQFIDELTDKLKLNLKIYRAEQSPAWQEARYGKLWEQGVEGIEKYNAINKVEPMNRALSELNAKTWFAGLRRDQSGSRASLPVLAIQRGVFKVLPIIDWDNRTVYQYLQQHGLKYHPLWDQGYLSVGDTHTTRKWEPGMAEEETRFFGLKRECGLHEG
- the cysI gene encoding assimilatory sulfite reductase (NADPH) hemoprotein subunit — protein: MSEKHPGPLVVEGKLSDAERMKVESNYLRGTIAEDLNDGLTGGFKGDNFLLIRFHGMYQQDDRDIRAERAEQKLEPRHAMLLRCRLPGGIITTKQWQAIDKFAHDNTIYGSIRLTNRQTFQFHGILKKNVKPVHQMLHSVGLDALATANDMNRNVLCTSNPYESELHAEAYEWAKKISEHLLPRTRAYAEIWLDQEKVATTDEEPILGQTYLPRKFKTTVVIPPQNDIDLHANDMNFVAIAENGKLVGFNLLVGGGLSIEHGNKNTYARTASEFGYLPLEHTLAVAEAVVTTQRDWGNRTDRKNAKTKYTLERVGVETFKAEVERRAGIKLEPIRPYEFTGRGDRIGWVKGIDNKWHLTLFIENGRILDYPGRPLKTGLLEIAKIHKGEFRITANQNLIIAGVPESQKAKIEKLARDHALMDAVKPQRENSMACVSFPTCPLAMAEAERFLPSFTDKVEAILEKHGIPDEHIVMRVTGCPNGCGRAMLAELGLVGKAPGRYNLHLGGNRSGTRIPRMYRENITEPEILNSIDELVGRWAKEREAGEGFGDFTVRAGIIRPVLDPARDFWE